From Dermochelys coriacea isolate rDerCor1 chromosome 9, rDerCor1.pri.v4, whole genome shotgun sequence, one genomic window encodes:
- the IRS1 gene encoding insulin receptor substrate 1 encodes MASPTDNNEGFFSDVRKVGYLRKPKSMHKRFFVLRAASESGPARLEYYENEKKWRHKSGAPKRSIPLESCFNINKRADSKNKHLVALYTKDEHFAIAADNELEQESWYQALLQLHNRAKGHHHLHHHRHHHHHSDVSFGGGSAGLGEAGDDSYGEVVPGPAFKEVWQVILKPKGLGQTKNLIGIYRLCLTNKTISFVKLNSDAAAVVLQLLNIRRCGHSENFFFIEVGRSAVTGPGEFWMQVDDSVVAQNMHETILEAMRAMSEEFRPRSKSQSSSNCSNPISVPLRSRHHVNNPPPSQVGLSRRSRTESVTATSPAGGGGGGTGGKPSSFRVRASSDGEGTMSRPASVDGSPVSPSANRTHSHRHRGNSRLHPPLNHSRSIPMPSSRCSPSATSPVSLSSSSTSGHGSTSDCLFPRRSSASVSGSPSDGGFISSDEYGSSPCDFRSSFRSVTPDSLGHTPPARGDEELNNYICMGGKAASSCSLAAPNGHFIPRSCHPQQQQCRYPGTPCCPRSGGEEVTDLEKGFRKRTHSAGTSPTISHQKTPSQSSVASIEEYTEMLPSYPCGGNRLPSYRHSAFVPTHSYPEEHLEMRHLEGSHHRTNPTPHTDDGYMPMSPGVAPVPSSGGAPKGGDYMPMSPKSVSAPQQIINPGRGGRHAQAMVDSNGYMMMSPSGSCSPDGGPTGYGKIWTNGAGHHPKLSVESSEGKLPCGGSDYINMSPASGSATSTPPDCYFASSGPPGSEEGSAQGPAQPPHKPIYSYFSLPRSFKHAQRRAAEESGPQLRISLSSGRLLYAAEDSSSSTSSDSLGGGGGQEGAGGPYQAQPPQQPTRQAAAQSRSRLSRPTRLSLDGPKASTLPRAREQPPLLPEPKSPGEYVNIEFVASDKPAFPAAARPRGDGASEYMNMELGPPRAACQAGCAAVGAAAAARPGRGGAALGSRDYVAMEQGGGAGGPCPGCGDPPSPALLLNYADMRTGRAAPENPPAAQAQPPAELAAAPPRSSSLIGGPGANSAFTRVSLSPGRNQSAKVIRADPQGGRRRHSSETFSSTPSNARGTAGGGGLNAPLLYGPGGAGEVKRHSSASFENVWLRPAAGELGAAARREQQPLGAGGGFENGLNYIDLDLVKDFNQRRQLPQEGTSVLRGGQPPPKAPNQPCGSSHSSDDLSAYASISFQRREDV; translated from the coding sequence ATGGCTAGCCCCACAGATAATAACGAGGGCTTCTTCTCAGATGTCAGGAAGGTGGGCTACTTGCGCAAACCCAAAAGCATGCATAAACGCTTCTTCGTGCTGAGGGCAGCCAGCGAGTCAGGACCTGCCCGGCTGGAGTACTATGAGAATGAGAAGAAATGGAGACATAAGTCAGGAGCCCCCAAGCGTTCCATCCCACTGGAGAGCTGTTTCAACATCAATAAACGGGCAGACTCCAAGAACAAGCACCTAGTGGCCCTCTATACCAAGGACGAGCACTTTGCCATTGCAGCTGACAATGAGCTTGAGCAGGAGAGCTGGTACCAAGCCTTGCTGCAGTTGCACAATCGGGCCAAGGGCCACCACCACCTCCATCAtcaccgccaccaccaccaccacagtgaTGTCTCTTTTGGGGGTGGCAGTGCAGGATTGGGGGAGGCAGGTGACGATAGCTATGGCGAGGTGGTCCCTGGCCCGGCTTTCAAGGAGGTTTGGCAAGTGATCCTGAAACCTAAAGGTCTGGGCCAGACGAAGAACCTGATCGGCATCTACCGCCTGTGCCTGACCAACAAAACCATCAGCTTTGTGAAGCTGAACTCAGATGCAGCTGCTGTGGTACTGCAGCTACTCAACATCCGCCGCTGTGGCCATTCAGAGAACTTCTTTTTCATTGAGGTGGGGCGCTCTGCGGTGACTGGGCCTGGTGAGTTCTGGATGCAGGTGGATGATTCGGTGGTGGCACAGAACATGCATGAGACCATCCTGGAGGCTATGCGGGCCATGAGTGAGGAATTCCGGCCCCGCAGCAAGAGCCAGTCCTCCTCCAACTGCTCCAATCCCATCTCTGTGCCCCTCCGCAGCAGACACCATGTCAACaaccccccacccagccaggtGGGGCTCAGTCGCAGGTCCAGGACTGAGAGTGTGACTGCTACCTCCCctgctgggggaggtggaggaggaacaGGGGGAAAACCCAGCTCTTTCCGAGTCAGAGCGTCAAGTGATGGGGAAGGAACTATGTCCAGGCCTGCCTCGGTGGACGGCAGCCCAGTAAGTCCCAGTGCCAACCGGACCCATTCACATCGGCACCGTGGCAACTCCAGGCTTCACCCTCCACTCAACCACAGTCGCTCCATCCCAATGCCTTCTTCACGCTGTTCCCCCTCAGCCACCAGCCCAGTCAGCCTGTCATCCAGCAGCACCAGTGGTCATGGCTCCACCTCAGACTGCCTCTTCCCACGCAGGTCCAGCGCTTCTGTATCAGGCTCCCCCAGTGATGGTGGTTTCATCTCCTCTGACGAATATGGCTCCAGCCCCTGTGATTTCCGCAGCTCTTTTCGCAGTGTAACTCCAGACTCTCTGGGTCACACCCCGCCAGCACGGGGGGATGAGGAGCTCAACAATTACATCTGTATGGGGGGCAAGGCTGCCTCATCCTGCAGCTtggcagctcccaatggccactTCATCCCTCGCAGTTGCCACCCACAGCAACAGCAGTGCCGCTATCCTGGCACCCCATGCTGCCCCCGGAGTGGTGGAGAGGAGGTAACTGACCTGGAGAAGGGCTTCAGGAAGCGGACTCACTCTGCAGGCACCTCACCCACCATCTCCCACCAGAAGACACCCTCACAGTCTTCGGTGGCCTCCATTGAGGAATACACGGAAATGCTGCCTTCCTACCCTTGTGGTGGCAACCGGCTGCCCTCCTACCGGCACTCTGCCTTTGTGCCCACTCATTCCTATCCTGAGGAGCATTTGGAGATGCGCCATCTGGAGGGCAGCCACCACCGGaccaaccccaccccacacactgaTGATGGCTACATGCCGATGTCACCTGGGGTGGCCCCTGTGCCCAGCAGTGGTGGCGCTCCCAAAGGCGGTGACTATATGCCCATGAGCCCCAAGAGCGTGTCAGCCCCACAGCAGATCATCAATCCTGGCCGGGGAGGTCGCCACGCCCAAGCCATGGTGGACTCCAATGGGTACATGATGATGTCCCCTAGTGGCAGCTGTTCACCTGACGGTGGTCCCACCGGCTACGGCAAAATATGGACGAACGGGGCTGGCCACCACCCAAAGCTCTCGGTGGAGAGCAGCGAAGGGAAGCTCCCCTGCGGCGGCAGTGACTACATCAACATGTCCCCAGCCAGCGGCTCCGCCACCAGCACCCCCCCGGACTGCTATTTCGCCAGTTCGGGGCCCCCGGGCTCGGAGGAGGGCTCGGCGCagggcccggcccagcccccacACAAGCCCATCTACTCCTACTTCTCCCTGCCGCGCTCCTTCAAACACGCGCAGCGCAGGGCAGCCGAGGAGAGCGGCCCCCAGCTGCGCATCTCCCTCAGCTCCGGCCGCTTGCTCTACGCCGCGGAGGACTCGTCCTCTTCCACCAGCAGCGACAGCCTCGGGGGAGGCGGGGGCCAAGAGGGCGCCGGCGGTCCCTACCAGGCGCAGCCCCCGCAGCAGCCTACCCGTCAGGCGGCCGCGCAGAGCCGGAGCCGCCTGAGCAGACCCACCCGCTTGTCTCTGGACGGCCCCAAGGCCAGCACCCTGCCGCGGGCGCGGGAGCAGCCCCCGCTGCTGCCGGAGCCCAAGAGCCCCGGCGAGTACGTGAACATTGAGTTCGTGGCGAGTGACAAGCCGGCTTTCCCGGCGGCCGCGCGGCCCCGAGGGGACGGAGCCTCCGAGTACATGAACATGGAGCTGGGGCCGCCGCGGGCTGCCTGCCAAGCCGGCTGCGCGGCCGTAGGGGCGGCAGctgcggcccggcccggccgaggAGGGGCTGCCCTCGGCAGCCGGGACTATGTGGCTATGGAACAGGGGGGCGGTGCCGGGGGGCCCTGCCCGGGCTGCGGCGACCCCCCGTCCCCCGCCCTCTTGCTCAACTACGCCGACATGCGGACGGGCCGCGCCGCGCCGGAGAACCCCCCCGCCGCCCAGGCGCAGCCGCCGGCCGAGCTGGCAGCGGCGCCGCCGCGCTCCTCCTCCCTGATAGGAGGCCCCGGGGCGAACAGCGCCTTCACCCGCGTCAGCCTCAGCCCCGGCCGCAACCAGAGCGCCAAAGTGATCCGCGCCGACCCGCAGGGGGGCCGCCGGCGGCACAGCTCCGAgaccttctcctccacccccagcaaCGCCCGCGGCACGGCGGGCGGCGGCGGCCTCAACGCGCCCTTGCTCTACGGGCCGGGGGGCGCCGGGGAGGTGAAACGCCACAGCTCGGCGTCCTTCGAGAACGTCTGGCTCCGGCCTGCCgcgggggagctgggggcggcCGCCAGGAGGGAGCAGCAGCCCCTCGGGGCCGGGGGTGGCTTTGAGAACGGACTCAACTACATCGACCTGGACTTGGTGAAGGATTTTAATCAGCGTCGCCAACTCCCCCAGGAGGGCACCTCTGTGCTGCGGGGGGGGCAGCCGCCGCCCAAAGCCCCTAATCAGCCTTGTGGGAGTAGCCACTCTAGCGACGATTTGAGTGCATATGCCAGCATCAGCTTCCAGAGGCGGGAGGACGTCTAA